The following coding sequences are from one Paramormyrops kingsleyae isolate MSU_618 chromosome 21, PKINGS_0.4, whole genome shotgun sequence window:
- the LOC111854658 gene encoding protein ECT2-like isoform X3, which produces MSKLYNAFRRLTPQCRDSAMAAVGPATLGIPQHLLADSSVYDSRMAETSRENLFLVLSPEDAEYVLPQVARIVLVGEAGGDEKLLRAVKDIQIMEVPAVKINSHGPGGGSGEKLIKSVVNMAINGPYLKTDNAKEFGDGESAEFETVFVLRDFKCLDFDYLYKNDHRIVGPPVLLHCAAREEPLPFSSRPLYSPTMLNLSLCFTGFRKKDEVVDLVSLVHHMGGTIRKDFSSKVTHLIAHSTHGEKYRLAVCMGTPILTPAWIRAAWAQRNDVEFNADDDDFRSEFKVPPFQDCVLSFLGFSEEEKTNMEERTLKHGGGHLEVGDERCTHVVVEENTVKELPFEPSKKLYVVKQEWFWGSIQMDARAGESMYFYEKPDGPAMKKAVSLLSLSAPACPRKKRRLKDTLAQLTKETAMPSFPPCKRPSADHSGPEGLLQDVSDTPESARSPGETQKPSKCIVPPPKLSARWQVSRELYQTESNYVDILTTVLQLFKHPLEKGGLVGGPILAQGEIKTIFGSIPDIYEVHTRIKADLEDLVMNWSEDRSVGNVILKYSRDLIRAYPQFINFLEMSKDTIVRCEKTKPRFHAFLKINQAKAECGRQTLVELLIRPVQRLPSMALLLNDIRKHTSESNPDKVTLGKAIESLKEVLAHINEDKRKTEGQKQIFDVVYEVDGCPANLLSSHRTLVHRMETIALGEHPCDRGDHVTLFLFNDCLEIARKRNKAMATFKGPLGPMRPPATLKHVALMPLSQIRRVLDLQETEDCLHAFALVVHQPTEQDYQLFSFQIAAEDMDKTAWLRTLCRHVADTICKADAEDLIHYTDPESIQVNTKDMDSTLSRASRAIKKKVTRAFSFTKTPKRVIQRAVMCSSVLHDPEHGAHLDGHATLTGLHSPSLGDLPSSFERKCMAFSRSTSHLL; this is translated from the exons ATGAGTAagctttataatgcattcag AAGGTTGACACCCCAGTGCCGGGACTCCGCTATGGCTGCTGTTGGTCCTGCGACTCTGGGCATTCCCCAGCATCTGCTGGCCGATTCCTCGGTTTATGACTCAAGGATGGCGGAAACGTCCAGAGAGAATTTGTTTCTGGTCTTGTCACCGGAAGATGCTGAAT ATGTTCTGCCACAAGTTGCCAGAATTGTCCTCGTTGGAGAAGCAGGAGGTGATGAGAAACTGCTGAGAGCAGTGAAG GACATCCAGATAATGGAGGTCCCCGCGGTGAAGATTAATAGCCACGGACCGGGGGGTGGATCCGGCGAGAAGCTGATCAAATCCGTCGTTAATATG GCCATTAATGGGCCCTATCTCAAGACGGACAATGCCAAGGAGTTTGGCGACGGCGAGAGTGCGGAGTTTGAGACCGTGTTCGTGCTGCGTGACTTCAAGTGCCTCGACTTTGACTATCTGTACAAGAACGACCACCGGATAGTGGGGCCCCCTGTCCTCCTCCACTGTGCAGCTAGAGAGGAG CCCCTGCCCTTCAGCTCACGGCCGCTCTATTCGCCCACCATGCTGAACCTCTCGCTCTGTTTCACCGGCTTCCGCAAGAAGGACGAAGTC GTGGATCTGGTGAGCTTAGTCCATCACATGGGAGGAACCATTCGGAAGGATTTCAGTTCCAAAGTGACCCACCTGATCGCTCACTCCACCCACGGGGAGAAGTACAGG cTGGCCGTGTGCATGGGCACCCCGATTCTCACCCCGGCCTGGATCCGTGCAGCCTGGGCACAGCGAAACGACGT TGAATTCAACGCCGACGACGACGACTTTCGTTCCGAGTTCAAAGTCCCCCCTTTTCAAGACTGTGTGCTCAGTTTCCTGGGCTTCTCTGAGGAGGAGAAGACCAACATGGAGGAGAGGACTCTAAAGCATG GTGGTGGTCACCTGGAGGTAGGTGACGAGCGCTGCACCCACGTGGTTGTGGAGGAGAACACCGTTAAGGAGCTCCCGTTCGAGCCGTCGAAGAAGCTGTACGTCGTGAAGCAGGAG TGGTTCTGGGGAAGCATCCAGATGGATGCCAGAGCTGGCGAGTCCATGTACTTCTACGAGAAG CCTGATGGTCCCGCCATGAAGAAGGCGGTGTCCCTGCTCTCGCTTTCCGCGCCTGCCTGCCCCCGCAAGAAACGGCGGCTCAAGGACACCCTGGCCCAGCTGACCAAGGAGACGGCGATGCCGTCCTTCCCACCGTGCAAGCGGCCATCCGCCGACCACTCGGGACCCGAAGGCCTGCTGCAGGACGTGTCCGACACCCCCGAGTCGGCTAGATCTCCTGGGG AGACCCAGAAGCCATCAAAGTGCATTGTGCCCCCCCCAAAGTTGTCTGCCCGGTGGCAGGTCTCAAGGGAGCTGTACCAGACCGAGAGCAACTACGTGGACATCCTGACGACCGTCCTACAG CTGTTCAAACATCCTCTCGAGAAAGGAGGACTCGTCGGTGGTCCAATTCTCGCCCAGGGGGAGATAAAGACTATTTTTGGCAGCATTCCTGACATATATGAAGTTCACACAagaataaaa GCTGATTTGGAGGATCTTGTGATGAACTGGTCAGAAGACAGAAGCGTCGGGAATGTGATTCTGAAATAT TCCAGAGACCTGATAAGAGCCTACCCCCAGTTTATAAACTTCTTGGAAATGAGCAAGGACACTATAGTGAGATGCGAGAAGACGAAACCGAGGTTCCACGCATTCCTGAAG ATCAACCAGGCGAAAGCGGAATGCGGGCGGCAGACGCTGGTGGAGCTGCTGATCCGGCCCGTGCAGCGGCTGCCGAGCATGGCGCTGCTGCTCAACG atataAGGAAGCACACCTCAGAGAGTAACCCTGATAAAGTCACTCTGGGAAAAGCTATCGAATCGCTCAAGGAAGTATTGGC gcacATTAACGAGGACAAGAGGAAAACGGAAGGACAGAAACAGATCTTCGACGTAGTTTACGAAGTTGATGGCTGTCCG GCCAACCTCCTGTCTTCTCATCGAACTCTGGTCCACAGGATGGAGACCATCGCACTGGGTGAACACCCCTGCGATCGCGGGGATCACGTCACGCTCTTCCTCTTCAACGACTGTCTCGAG ATCGCGAGGAAGCGCAACAAGGCGATGGCGACGTTTAAGGGTCCGCTGGGTCCCATGCGGCCCCCAGCCACGCTGAAGCATGTCGCCCTCATGCCTCTCTCCCAAATCCGGAGGGTTCTGGACCTGCAGGAGACTGAGG ACTGCCTGCATGCTTTTGCCCTGGTGGTGCACCAGCCCACGGAGCAGGACTACCAATTGTTCAGCTTCCAGATCGCGGCTGAGGACATGGACAAGACGGCCTGGCTGAGAACGCTCTGCCGACATGTGGCCGACACCATCTGTAAGGCTGATGCG GAAGATCTAATTCACTACACCGATCCTGAATCGATCCAAGTGAACACAAAGGACATGGACAGCACCTTGAGTCGGGCATCCAGAGCCATCAAGAAGAAG GTGACCCGGGCCTTCTCCTTCACCAAGACGCCCAAGCGTGTGATCCAGAGGGCCGTGATGTGCTCCAGCGTCCTGCATGACCCGGAGCACGGCGCCCACTTGGACGGCCACGCCACGCTTACT GGCCTCCATTCCCCTTCTCTGGGTGACCTGCCGTCCTCCTTTGAAAGGAAGTGCATGGCGTTCAGCAGATCCACCAGCCACCTGCTGTGA
- the LOC111854658 gene encoding protein ECT2-like isoform X2: MSKLYNAFSFADLDLIVVLLQFAGRRLTPQCRDSAMAAVGPATLGIPQHLLADSSVYDSRMAETSRENLFLVLSPEDAEYVLPQVARIVLVGEAGGDEKLLRAVKDIQIMEVPAVKINSHGPGGGSGEKLIKSVVNMAINGPYLKTDNAKEFGDGESAEFETVFVLRDFKCLDFDYLYKNDHRIVGPPVLLHCAAREEPLPFSSRPLYSPTMLNLSLCFTGFRKKDEVVDLVSLVHHMGGTIRKDFSSKVTHLIAHSTHGEKYRLAVCMGTPILTPAWIRAAWAQRNDVEFNADDDDFRSEFKVPPFQDCVLSFLGFSEEEKTNMEERTLKHGGGHLEVGDERCTHVVVEENTVKELPFEPSKKLYVVKQEWFWGSIQMDARAGESMYFYEKPDGPAMKKAVSLLSLSAPACPRKKRRLKDTLAQLTKETAMPSFPPCKRPSADHSGPEGLLQDVSDTPESARSPGETQKPSKCIVPPPKLSARWQVSRELYQTESNYVDILTTVLQLFKHPLEKGGLVGGPILAQGEIKTIFGSIPDIYEVHTRIKADLEDLVMNWSEDRSVGNVILKYSRDLIRAYPQFINFLEMSKDTIVRCEKTKPRFHAFLKINQAKAECGRQTLVELLIRPVQRLPSMALLLNDIRKHTSESNPDKVTLGKAIESLKEVLAHINEDKRKTEGQKQIFDVVYEVDGCPANLLSSHRTLVHRMETIALGEHPCDRGDHVTLFLFNDCLEIARKRNKAMATFKGPLGPMRPPATLKHVALMPLSQIRRVLDLQETEDCLHAFALVVHQPTEQDYQLFSFQIAAEDMDKTAWLRTLCRHVADTICKADAEDLIHYTDPESIQVNTKDMDSTLSRASRAIKKKVTRAFSFTKTPKRVIQRAVMCSSVLHDPEHGAHLDGHATLTGLHSPSLGDLPSSFERKCMAFSRSTSHLL, from the exons ATGAGTAagctttataatgcattcag TTTCGCTGATTTAGATCTGATCGTCGTCTTGCTGCAGTTTGCtggtag AAGGTTGACACCCCAGTGCCGGGACTCCGCTATGGCTGCTGTTGGTCCTGCGACTCTGGGCATTCCCCAGCATCTGCTGGCCGATTCCTCGGTTTATGACTCAAGGATGGCGGAAACGTCCAGAGAGAATTTGTTTCTGGTCTTGTCACCGGAAGATGCTGAAT ATGTTCTGCCACAAGTTGCCAGAATTGTCCTCGTTGGAGAAGCAGGAGGTGATGAGAAACTGCTGAGAGCAGTGAAG GACATCCAGATAATGGAGGTCCCCGCGGTGAAGATTAATAGCCACGGACCGGGGGGTGGATCCGGCGAGAAGCTGATCAAATCCGTCGTTAATATG GCCATTAATGGGCCCTATCTCAAGACGGACAATGCCAAGGAGTTTGGCGACGGCGAGAGTGCGGAGTTTGAGACCGTGTTCGTGCTGCGTGACTTCAAGTGCCTCGACTTTGACTATCTGTACAAGAACGACCACCGGATAGTGGGGCCCCCTGTCCTCCTCCACTGTGCAGCTAGAGAGGAG CCCCTGCCCTTCAGCTCACGGCCGCTCTATTCGCCCACCATGCTGAACCTCTCGCTCTGTTTCACCGGCTTCCGCAAGAAGGACGAAGTC GTGGATCTGGTGAGCTTAGTCCATCACATGGGAGGAACCATTCGGAAGGATTTCAGTTCCAAAGTGACCCACCTGATCGCTCACTCCACCCACGGGGAGAAGTACAGG cTGGCCGTGTGCATGGGCACCCCGATTCTCACCCCGGCCTGGATCCGTGCAGCCTGGGCACAGCGAAACGACGT TGAATTCAACGCCGACGACGACGACTTTCGTTCCGAGTTCAAAGTCCCCCCTTTTCAAGACTGTGTGCTCAGTTTCCTGGGCTTCTCTGAGGAGGAGAAGACCAACATGGAGGAGAGGACTCTAAAGCATG GTGGTGGTCACCTGGAGGTAGGTGACGAGCGCTGCACCCACGTGGTTGTGGAGGAGAACACCGTTAAGGAGCTCCCGTTCGAGCCGTCGAAGAAGCTGTACGTCGTGAAGCAGGAG TGGTTCTGGGGAAGCATCCAGATGGATGCCAGAGCTGGCGAGTCCATGTACTTCTACGAGAAG CCTGATGGTCCCGCCATGAAGAAGGCGGTGTCCCTGCTCTCGCTTTCCGCGCCTGCCTGCCCCCGCAAGAAACGGCGGCTCAAGGACACCCTGGCCCAGCTGACCAAGGAGACGGCGATGCCGTCCTTCCCACCGTGCAAGCGGCCATCCGCCGACCACTCGGGACCCGAAGGCCTGCTGCAGGACGTGTCCGACACCCCCGAGTCGGCTAGATCTCCTGGGG AGACCCAGAAGCCATCAAAGTGCATTGTGCCCCCCCCAAAGTTGTCTGCCCGGTGGCAGGTCTCAAGGGAGCTGTACCAGACCGAGAGCAACTACGTGGACATCCTGACGACCGTCCTACAG CTGTTCAAACATCCTCTCGAGAAAGGAGGACTCGTCGGTGGTCCAATTCTCGCCCAGGGGGAGATAAAGACTATTTTTGGCAGCATTCCTGACATATATGAAGTTCACACAagaataaaa GCTGATTTGGAGGATCTTGTGATGAACTGGTCAGAAGACAGAAGCGTCGGGAATGTGATTCTGAAATAT TCCAGAGACCTGATAAGAGCCTACCCCCAGTTTATAAACTTCTTGGAAATGAGCAAGGACACTATAGTGAGATGCGAGAAGACGAAACCGAGGTTCCACGCATTCCTGAAG ATCAACCAGGCGAAAGCGGAATGCGGGCGGCAGACGCTGGTGGAGCTGCTGATCCGGCCCGTGCAGCGGCTGCCGAGCATGGCGCTGCTGCTCAACG atataAGGAAGCACACCTCAGAGAGTAACCCTGATAAAGTCACTCTGGGAAAAGCTATCGAATCGCTCAAGGAAGTATTGGC gcacATTAACGAGGACAAGAGGAAAACGGAAGGACAGAAACAGATCTTCGACGTAGTTTACGAAGTTGATGGCTGTCCG GCCAACCTCCTGTCTTCTCATCGAACTCTGGTCCACAGGATGGAGACCATCGCACTGGGTGAACACCCCTGCGATCGCGGGGATCACGTCACGCTCTTCCTCTTCAACGACTGTCTCGAG ATCGCGAGGAAGCGCAACAAGGCGATGGCGACGTTTAAGGGTCCGCTGGGTCCCATGCGGCCCCCAGCCACGCTGAAGCATGTCGCCCTCATGCCTCTCTCCCAAATCCGGAGGGTTCTGGACCTGCAGGAGACTGAGG ACTGCCTGCATGCTTTTGCCCTGGTGGTGCACCAGCCCACGGAGCAGGACTACCAATTGTTCAGCTTCCAGATCGCGGCTGAGGACATGGACAAGACGGCCTGGCTGAGAACGCTCTGCCGACATGTGGCCGACACCATCTGTAAGGCTGATGCG GAAGATCTAATTCACTACACCGATCCTGAATCGATCCAAGTGAACACAAAGGACATGGACAGCACCTTGAGTCGGGCATCCAGAGCCATCAAGAAGAAG GTGACCCGGGCCTTCTCCTTCACCAAGACGCCCAAGCGTGTGATCCAGAGGGCCGTGATGTGCTCCAGCGTCCTGCATGACCCGGAGCACGGCGCCCACTTGGACGGCCACGCCACGCTTACT GGCCTCCATTCCCCTTCTCTGGGTGACCTGCCGTCCTCCTTTGAAAGGAAGTGCATGGCGTTCAGCAGATCCACCAGCCACCTGCTGTGA
- the LOC111854658 gene encoding protein ECT2-like isoform X1 translates to MTAFVGPVFCFADLDLIVVLLQFAGRRLTPQCRDSAMAAVGPATLGIPQHLLADSSVYDSRMAETSRENLFLVLSPEDAEYVLPQVARIVLVGEAGGDEKLLRAVKDIQIMEVPAVKINSHGPGGGSGEKLIKSVVNMAINGPYLKTDNAKEFGDGESAEFETVFVLRDFKCLDFDYLYKNDHRIVGPPVLLHCAAREEPLPFSSRPLYSPTMLNLSLCFTGFRKKDEVVDLVSLVHHMGGTIRKDFSSKVTHLIAHSTHGEKYRLAVCMGTPILTPAWIRAAWAQRNDVEFNADDDDFRSEFKVPPFQDCVLSFLGFSEEEKTNMEERTLKHGGGHLEVGDERCTHVVVEENTVKELPFEPSKKLYVVKQEWFWGSIQMDARAGESMYFYEKPDGPAMKKAVSLLSLSAPACPRKKRRLKDTLAQLTKETAMPSFPPCKRPSADHSGPEGLLQDVSDTPESARSPGETQKPSKCIVPPPKLSARWQVSRELYQTESNYVDILTTVLQLFKHPLEKGGLVGGPILAQGEIKTIFGSIPDIYEVHTRIKADLEDLVMNWSEDRSVGNVILKYSRDLIRAYPQFINFLEMSKDTIVRCEKTKPRFHAFLKINQAKAECGRQTLVELLIRPVQRLPSMALLLNDIRKHTSESNPDKVTLGKAIESLKEVLAHINEDKRKTEGQKQIFDVVYEVDGCPANLLSSHRTLVHRMETIALGEHPCDRGDHVTLFLFNDCLEIARKRNKAMATFKGPLGPMRPPATLKHVALMPLSQIRRVLDLQETEDCLHAFALVVHQPTEQDYQLFSFQIAAEDMDKTAWLRTLCRHVADTICKADAEDLIHYTDPESIQVNTKDMDSTLSRASRAIKKKVTRAFSFTKTPKRVIQRAVMCSSVLHDPEHGAHLDGHATLTGLHSPSLGDLPSSFERKCMAFSRSTSHLL, encoded by the exons ATGACCGCTTTTGTCGGTCCAGTGTTTTG TTTCGCTGATTTAGATCTGATCGTCGTCTTGCTGCAGTTTGCtggtag AAGGTTGACACCCCAGTGCCGGGACTCCGCTATGGCTGCTGTTGGTCCTGCGACTCTGGGCATTCCCCAGCATCTGCTGGCCGATTCCTCGGTTTATGACTCAAGGATGGCGGAAACGTCCAGAGAGAATTTGTTTCTGGTCTTGTCACCGGAAGATGCTGAAT ATGTTCTGCCACAAGTTGCCAGAATTGTCCTCGTTGGAGAAGCAGGAGGTGATGAGAAACTGCTGAGAGCAGTGAAG GACATCCAGATAATGGAGGTCCCCGCGGTGAAGATTAATAGCCACGGACCGGGGGGTGGATCCGGCGAGAAGCTGATCAAATCCGTCGTTAATATG GCCATTAATGGGCCCTATCTCAAGACGGACAATGCCAAGGAGTTTGGCGACGGCGAGAGTGCGGAGTTTGAGACCGTGTTCGTGCTGCGTGACTTCAAGTGCCTCGACTTTGACTATCTGTACAAGAACGACCACCGGATAGTGGGGCCCCCTGTCCTCCTCCACTGTGCAGCTAGAGAGGAG CCCCTGCCCTTCAGCTCACGGCCGCTCTATTCGCCCACCATGCTGAACCTCTCGCTCTGTTTCACCGGCTTCCGCAAGAAGGACGAAGTC GTGGATCTGGTGAGCTTAGTCCATCACATGGGAGGAACCATTCGGAAGGATTTCAGTTCCAAAGTGACCCACCTGATCGCTCACTCCACCCACGGGGAGAAGTACAGG cTGGCCGTGTGCATGGGCACCCCGATTCTCACCCCGGCCTGGATCCGTGCAGCCTGGGCACAGCGAAACGACGT TGAATTCAACGCCGACGACGACGACTTTCGTTCCGAGTTCAAAGTCCCCCCTTTTCAAGACTGTGTGCTCAGTTTCCTGGGCTTCTCTGAGGAGGAGAAGACCAACATGGAGGAGAGGACTCTAAAGCATG GTGGTGGTCACCTGGAGGTAGGTGACGAGCGCTGCACCCACGTGGTTGTGGAGGAGAACACCGTTAAGGAGCTCCCGTTCGAGCCGTCGAAGAAGCTGTACGTCGTGAAGCAGGAG TGGTTCTGGGGAAGCATCCAGATGGATGCCAGAGCTGGCGAGTCCATGTACTTCTACGAGAAG CCTGATGGTCCCGCCATGAAGAAGGCGGTGTCCCTGCTCTCGCTTTCCGCGCCTGCCTGCCCCCGCAAGAAACGGCGGCTCAAGGACACCCTGGCCCAGCTGACCAAGGAGACGGCGATGCCGTCCTTCCCACCGTGCAAGCGGCCATCCGCCGACCACTCGGGACCCGAAGGCCTGCTGCAGGACGTGTCCGACACCCCCGAGTCGGCTAGATCTCCTGGGG AGACCCAGAAGCCATCAAAGTGCATTGTGCCCCCCCCAAAGTTGTCTGCCCGGTGGCAGGTCTCAAGGGAGCTGTACCAGACCGAGAGCAACTACGTGGACATCCTGACGACCGTCCTACAG CTGTTCAAACATCCTCTCGAGAAAGGAGGACTCGTCGGTGGTCCAATTCTCGCCCAGGGGGAGATAAAGACTATTTTTGGCAGCATTCCTGACATATATGAAGTTCACACAagaataaaa GCTGATTTGGAGGATCTTGTGATGAACTGGTCAGAAGACAGAAGCGTCGGGAATGTGATTCTGAAATAT TCCAGAGACCTGATAAGAGCCTACCCCCAGTTTATAAACTTCTTGGAAATGAGCAAGGACACTATAGTGAGATGCGAGAAGACGAAACCGAGGTTCCACGCATTCCTGAAG ATCAACCAGGCGAAAGCGGAATGCGGGCGGCAGACGCTGGTGGAGCTGCTGATCCGGCCCGTGCAGCGGCTGCCGAGCATGGCGCTGCTGCTCAACG atataAGGAAGCACACCTCAGAGAGTAACCCTGATAAAGTCACTCTGGGAAAAGCTATCGAATCGCTCAAGGAAGTATTGGC gcacATTAACGAGGACAAGAGGAAAACGGAAGGACAGAAACAGATCTTCGACGTAGTTTACGAAGTTGATGGCTGTCCG GCCAACCTCCTGTCTTCTCATCGAACTCTGGTCCACAGGATGGAGACCATCGCACTGGGTGAACACCCCTGCGATCGCGGGGATCACGTCACGCTCTTCCTCTTCAACGACTGTCTCGAG ATCGCGAGGAAGCGCAACAAGGCGATGGCGACGTTTAAGGGTCCGCTGGGTCCCATGCGGCCCCCAGCCACGCTGAAGCATGTCGCCCTCATGCCTCTCTCCCAAATCCGGAGGGTTCTGGACCTGCAGGAGACTGAGG ACTGCCTGCATGCTTTTGCCCTGGTGGTGCACCAGCCCACGGAGCAGGACTACCAATTGTTCAGCTTCCAGATCGCGGCTGAGGACATGGACAAGACGGCCTGGCTGAGAACGCTCTGCCGACATGTGGCCGACACCATCTGTAAGGCTGATGCG GAAGATCTAATTCACTACACCGATCCTGAATCGATCCAAGTGAACACAAAGGACATGGACAGCACCTTGAGTCGGGCATCCAGAGCCATCAAGAAGAAG GTGACCCGGGCCTTCTCCTTCACCAAGACGCCCAAGCGTGTGATCCAGAGGGCCGTGATGTGCTCCAGCGTCCTGCATGACCCGGAGCACGGCGCCCACTTGGACGGCCACGCCACGCTTACT GGCCTCCATTCCCCTTCTCTGGGTGACCTGCCGTCCTCCTTTGAAAGGAAGTGCATGGCGTTCAGCAGATCCACCAGCCACCTGCTGTGA
- the LOC111854658 gene encoding protein ECT2-like isoform X4 — MAAVGPATLGIPQHLLADSSVYDSRMAETSRENLFLVLSPEDAEYVLPQVARIVLVGEAGGDEKLLRAVKDIQIMEVPAVKINSHGPGGGSGEKLIKSVVNMAINGPYLKTDNAKEFGDGESAEFETVFVLRDFKCLDFDYLYKNDHRIVGPPVLLHCAAREEPLPFSSRPLYSPTMLNLSLCFTGFRKKDEVVDLVSLVHHMGGTIRKDFSSKVTHLIAHSTHGEKYRLAVCMGTPILTPAWIRAAWAQRNDVEFNADDDDFRSEFKVPPFQDCVLSFLGFSEEEKTNMEERTLKHGGGHLEVGDERCTHVVVEENTVKELPFEPSKKLYVVKQEWFWGSIQMDARAGESMYFYEKPDGPAMKKAVSLLSLSAPACPRKKRRLKDTLAQLTKETAMPSFPPCKRPSADHSGPEGLLQDVSDTPESARSPGETQKPSKCIVPPPKLSARWQVSRELYQTESNYVDILTTVLQLFKHPLEKGGLVGGPILAQGEIKTIFGSIPDIYEVHTRIKADLEDLVMNWSEDRSVGNVILKYSRDLIRAYPQFINFLEMSKDTIVRCEKTKPRFHAFLKINQAKAECGRQTLVELLIRPVQRLPSMALLLNDIRKHTSESNPDKVTLGKAIESLKEVLAHINEDKRKTEGQKQIFDVVYEVDGCPANLLSSHRTLVHRMETIALGEHPCDRGDHVTLFLFNDCLEIARKRNKAMATFKGPLGPMRPPATLKHVALMPLSQIRRVLDLQETEDCLHAFALVVHQPTEQDYQLFSFQIAAEDMDKTAWLRTLCRHVADTICKADAEDLIHYTDPESIQVNTKDMDSTLSRASRAIKKKVTRAFSFTKTPKRVIQRAVMCSSVLHDPEHGAHLDGHATLTGLHSPSLGDLPSSFERKCMAFSRSTSHLL, encoded by the exons ATGGCTGCTGTTGGTCCTGCGACTCTGGGCATTCCCCAGCATCTGCTGGCCGATTCCTCGGTTTATGACTCAAGGATGGCGGAAACGTCCAGAGAGAATTTGTTTCTGGTCTTGTCACCGGAAGATGCTGAAT ATGTTCTGCCACAAGTTGCCAGAATTGTCCTCGTTGGAGAAGCAGGAGGTGATGAGAAACTGCTGAGAGCAGTGAAG GACATCCAGATAATGGAGGTCCCCGCGGTGAAGATTAATAGCCACGGACCGGGGGGTGGATCCGGCGAGAAGCTGATCAAATCCGTCGTTAATATG GCCATTAATGGGCCCTATCTCAAGACGGACAATGCCAAGGAGTTTGGCGACGGCGAGAGTGCGGAGTTTGAGACCGTGTTCGTGCTGCGTGACTTCAAGTGCCTCGACTTTGACTATCTGTACAAGAACGACCACCGGATAGTGGGGCCCCCTGTCCTCCTCCACTGTGCAGCTAGAGAGGAG CCCCTGCCCTTCAGCTCACGGCCGCTCTATTCGCCCACCATGCTGAACCTCTCGCTCTGTTTCACCGGCTTCCGCAAGAAGGACGAAGTC GTGGATCTGGTGAGCTTAGTCCATCACATGGGAGGAACCATTCGGAAGGATTTCAGTTCCAAAGTGACCCACCTGATCGCTCACTCCACCCACGGGGAGAAGTACAGG cTGGCCGTGTGCATGGGCACCCCGATTCTCACCCCGGCCTGGATCCGTGCAGCCTGGGCACAGCGAAACGACGT TGAATTCAACGCCGACGACGACGACTTTCGTTCCGAGTTCAAAGTCCCCCCTTTTCAAGACTGTGTGCTCAGTTTCCTGGGCTTCTCTGAGGAGGAGAAGACCAACATGGAGGAGAGGACTCTAAAGCATG GTGGTGGTCACCTGGAGGTAGGTGACGAGCGCTGCACCCACGTGGTTGTGGAGGAGAACACCGTTAAGGAGCTCCCGTTCGAGCCGTCGAAGAAGCTGTACGTCGTGAAGCAGGAG TGGTTCTGGGGAAGCATCCAGATGGATGCCAGAGCTGGCGAGTCCATGTACTTCTACGAGAAG CCTGATGGTCCCGCCATGAAGAAGGCGGTGTCCCTGCTCTCGCTTTCCGCGCCTGCCTGCCCCCGCAAGAAACGGCGGCTCAAGGACACCCTGGCCCAGCTGACCAAGGAGACGGCGATGCCGTCCTTCCCACCGTGCAAGCGGCCATCCGCCGACCACTCGGGACCCGAAGGCCTGCTGCAGGACGTGTCCGACACCCCCGAGTCGGCTAGATCTCCTGGGG AGACCCAGAAGCCATCAAAGTGCATTGTGCCCCCCCCAAAGTTGTCTGCCCGGTGGCAGGTCTCAAGGGAGCTGTACCAGACCGAGAGCAACTACGTGGACATCCTGACGACCGTCCTACAG CTGTTCAAACATCCTCTCGAGAAAGGAGGACTCGTCGGTGGTCCAATTCTCGCCCAGGGGGAGATAAAGACTATTTTTGGCAGCATTCCTGACATATATGAAGTTCACACAagaataaaa GCTGATTTGGAGGATCTTGTGATGAACTGGTCAGAAGACAGAAGCGTCGGGAATGTGATTCTGAAATAT TCCAGAGACCTGATAAGAGCCTACCCCCAGTTTATAAACTTCTTGGAAATGAGCAAGGACACTATAGTGAGATGCGAGAAGACGAAACCGAGGTTCCACGCATTCCTGAAG ATCAACCAGGCGAAAGCGGAATGCGGGCGGCAGACGCTGGTGGAGCTGCTGATCCGGCCCGTGCAGCGGCTGCCGAGCATGGCGCTGCTGCTCAACG atataAGGAAGCACACCTCAGAGAGTAACCCTGATAAAGTCACTCTGGGAAAAGCTATCGAATCGCTCAAGGAAGTATTGGC gcacATTAACGAGGACAAGAGGAAAACGGAAGGACAGAAACAGATCTTCGACGTAGTTTACGAAGTTGATGGCTGTCCG GCCAACCTCCTGTCTTCTCATCGAACTCTGGTCCACAGGATGGAGACCATCGCACTGGGTGAACACCCCTGCGATCGCGGGGATCACGTCACGCTCTTCCTCTTCAACGACTGTCTCGAG ATCGCGAGGAAGCGCAACAAGGCGATGGCGACGTTTAAGGGTCCGCTGGGTCCCATGCGGCCCCCAGCCACGCTGAAGCATGTCGCCCTCATGCCTCTCTCCCAAATCCGGAGGGTTCTGGACCTGCAGGAGACTGAGG ACTGCCTGCATGCTTTTGCCCTGGTGGTGCACCAGCCCACGGAGCAGGACTACCAATTGTTCAGCTTCCAGATCGCGGCTGAGGACATGGACAAGACGGCCTGGCTGAGAACGCTCTGCCGACATGTGGCCGACACCATCTGTAAGGCTGATGCG GAAGATCTAATTCACTACACCGATCCTGAATCGATCCAAGTGAACACAAAGGACATGGACAGCACCTTGAGTCGGGCATCCAGAGCCATCAAGAAGAAG GTGACCCGGGCCTTCTCCTTCACCAAGACGCCCAAGCGTGTGATCCAGAGGGCCGTGATGTGCTCCAGCGTCCTGCATGACCCGGAGCACGGCGCCCACTTGGACGGCCACGCCACGCTTACT GGCCTCCATTCCCCTTCTCTGGGTGACCTGCCGTCCTCCTTTGAAAGGAAGTGCATGGCGTTCAGCAGATCCACCAGCCACCTGCTGTGA